The following coding sequences are from one Paenibacillus stellifer window:
- the ftsZ gene encoding cell division protein FtsZ, with product MLEFDFEMESLAQIKVIGVGGGGSNAVNRMIENGVQGVEFITVNTDAQALHMAKSEHKLQIGDKLTRGLGAGANPEVGKKAAEESRDLISNTLKGADMVFVTAGMGGGTGTGAAPVIAEIAKECGALTVGVVTRPFTFEGRKRSNQAELGIEALKEKVDTLIVIPNDRLLEIVDKKTPMLEAFREADNVLRQAVQGISDLIAVPGLINLDFADVKTIMTERGSALMGIGIATGENRASEAARKAIMSPLLETSIEGARGVIMNITGGSNLSLYEVNEAAEIVTSASDPEVNMIFGAIIEESMKDEIKVTVIATGFEHKGAPAVPGRRPSATQSEPAVDKNNNLRPFGNQTSSDQLDIPTFLRNRSRGNHE from the coding sequence ATGTTGGAATTTGATTTTGAAATGGAGAGCTTGGCGCAGATCAAGGTCATCGGCGTTGGCGGCGGCGGCAGCAATGCTGTCAACCGGATGATTGAAAACGGCGTTCAGGGCGTGGAATTCATCACGGTAAATACAGACGCCCAGGCGCTGCATATGGCCAAATCGGAGCATAAATTGCAAATCGGGGACAAGCTGACACGCGGGCTGGGAGCTGGCGCCAACCCTGAAGTCGGCAAGAAGGCGGCCGAAGAGTCCCGCGATTTGATTTCGAACACGCTCAAGGGAGCGGATATGGTATTTGTAACCGCTGGTATGGGCGGCGGCACCGGTACAGGAGCTGCGCCGGTCATCGCAGAAATCGCCAAGGAATGCGGCGCGCTTACCGTAGGCGTCGTGACGCGTCCCTTCACCTTTGAAGGCCGCAAGCGTTCCAACCAGGCAGAACTCGGCATTGAGGCGCTGAAGGAGAAGGTCGATACGCTGATCGTGATCCCGAATGACCGCCTCCTTGAGATTGTCGACAAGAAGACTCCGATGCTGGAAGCGTTCCGCGAAGCGGACAATGTTCTCCGGCAGGCGGTTCAAGGCATCTCGGATCTCATCGCCGTTCCCGGCTTGATCAACCTTGACTTCGCCGACGTCAAGACGATTATGACCGAGCGGGGCTCGGCTCTGATGGGTATCGGTATCGCGACCGGCGAGAACCGCGCCTCCGAAGCTGCACGCAAAGCCATTATGAGCCCGCTCTTGGAAACCTCGATTGAGGGCGCGCGCGGCGTTATCATGAATATTACCGGCGGCTCCAATCTTTCGCTCTATGAAGTGAACGAAGCGGCCGAAATCGTGACCTCTGCCTCCGATCCCGAAGTCAATATGATCTTCGGTGCCATTATCGAGGAGAGCATGAAGGACGAAATCAAGGTTACCGTCATTGCGACAGGCTTCGAGCACAAGGGAGCCCCTGCTGTGCCGGGACGCCGTCCATCCGCGACTCAAAGTGAGCCGGCAGTGGACAAGAATAACAATCTCCGTCCATTCGGCAATCAGACGAGCTCGGATCAGCTCGACATTCCAACCTTCCTCCGCAACCGTTCACGGGGCAATCACGAGTAA